A stretch of Paracoccus sp. N5 DNA encodes these proteins:
- a CDS encoding ABC transporter ATP-binding protein encodes MNDALSIQHVSHAFGRFQALKDVSLSVPRGGFTALLGVNGAGKTTLFSLITRLYDNNSGRIEVAGHDLRRQPGAALARLGVVFQSRALDADLTVAQNLEYHAALHGIPRRAARARAAEVLAQVDLADRLDARVAALSGGQSRRAEIARALMHRPEILLLDEPTVGLDVKSRAEVVALTRALTATGVSALWATHILDEIRPEDGLVILHRGEVLAQGTAQGIGGDDLTGTFLRLTGEQA; translated from the coding sequence ATGAACGATGCGCTTTCGATCCAGCATGTCAGCCACGCCTTCGGCCGCTTCCAGGCGCTGAAGGACGTGTCGCTGTCGGTGCCGCGCGGCGGCTTCACCGCGCTTCTGGGGGTGAACGGTGCCGGCAAGACCACGCTGTTTTCGCTGATCACCCGGCTCTACGACAACAACTCGGGCCGGATCGAGGTCGCGGGCCATGACCTGCGCCGCCAGCCCGGCGCGGCCCTGGCCCGCTTGGGCGTGGTGTTCCAGTCCCGTGCGCTGGATGCCGACCTGACCGTGGCGCAGAACCTGGAATATCACGCCGCCCTGCACGGCATCCCGCGTCGCGCCGCGCGGGCGCGCGCCGCCGAGGTGCTGGCCCAGGTCGATCTGGCCGACCGGCTGGACGCGCGGGTCGCGGCGCTGTCGGGCGGCCAGAGCCGCCGGGCCGAGATCGCCCGCGCCCTGATGCACCGCCCCGAGATCCTGCTTCTGGACGAGCCGACCGTGGGCCTCGACGTGAAATCCCGCGCCGAGGTGGTGGCGCTGACCCGGGCGCTGACCGCGACCGGGGTCTCGGCGCTGTGGGCCACGCATATCCTGGACGAGATCCGGCCCGAGGACGGGCTGGTGATCCTGCATCGCGGCGAGGTTCTGGCCCAAGGCACCGCCCAGGGCATCGGCGGCGACGACCTGACCGGGACCTTCCTGCGGCTGACGGGGGAACAGGCATGA
- a CDS encoding YVTN family beta-propeller repeat protein, with amino-acid sequence MKAATAILTSALCLGFALPAAANRVFVSNEKGNDVTVLDSETLEVIGTYPVGARPRGITISPNGSELYVCASDDDLVRVFNPETMEEMHTLPSGPDPELFVLHPSGNPLYIANEDDNLVTVVDTQTHKVLAEIPVGVEPEGMGVSPDGKVVINTSETTNMAHFINSETFEIFGNVLVDSRPRFAQYNDQGTKLYVSSEIGGTVSVIHPENQTIETKISFEIPGVLPEAIQPVGIRITKDGKKVFVALGPANRVAVINGETDEVEDYLLVGQRVWQLAFTPDEKYLFTTNGNSNDVSVIDVAANKVVKSVPVGQQPWGVVVAPN; translated from the coding sequence ATGAAAGCCGCAACCGCCATCCTGACCTCGGCCCTGTGCCTGGGTTTCGCCCTGCCGGCCGCCGCCAACCGGGTCTTCGTCAGCAACGAAAAGGGCAATGACGTCACCGTGCTGGACAGCGAGACGCTGGAGGTGATCGGCACCTATCCGGTCGGCGCCCGCCCGCGCGGCATCACCATCAGCCCCAACGGGTCCGAGCTTTACGTCTGTGCCTCGGACGACGACCTGGTGCGGGTCTTCAACCCCGAGACCATGGAGGAAATGCACACGCTGCCCTCGGGCCCCGACCCCGAGCTTTTCGTGCTGCACCCCTCGGGCAACCCGCTTTATATCGCGAACGAGGACGACAACCTTGTGACTGTGGTCGACACACAGACGCACAAGGTGCTGGCCGAGATCCCGGTCGGGGTCGAGCCCGAGGGCATGGGCGTCAGCCCCGACGGCAAGGTGGTCATCAACACCTCGGAAACCACCAACATGGCGCATTTCATCAATTCCGAGACCTTCGAGATCTTCGGCAACGTGCTGGTCGATTCGCGCCCGCGCTTCGCGCAATACAACGACCAGGGCACGAAACTGTATGTCAGCAGCGAGATCGGCGGCACGGTCAGCGTGATCCACCCGGAAAACCAGACCATCGAGACGAAGATCAGCTTCGAGATCCCCGGCGTGCTGCCCGAGGCGATCCAGCCGGTCGGCATCCGTATCACCAAGGACGGCAAGAAGGTCTTCGTCGCGCTGGGCCCGGCGAACCGCGTCGCCGTCATCAACGGCGAGACCGACGAGGTCGAGGATTACCTGCTGGTCGGCCAGCGCGTCTGGCAACTGGCCTTCACCCCGGACGAGAAATACCTCTTCACCACCAACGGCAATTCCAACGACGTGTCGGTGATCGACGTGGCGGCGAACAAGGTCGTCAAATCCGTGCCCGTGGGCCAGCAGCCCTGGGGCGTGGTCGTTGCGCCGAACTGA
- a CDS encoding ABC transporter substrate-binding protein, producing MTGRIIILLAGLAAAGPVLAQQAAQKPVETVRAAVLRVDVPHLPPISRLDTPPGDLGFAGARLAILDNDTTGRFMGQDFEALEVTATPETAAAEMEKLLAAGVPFIVTLADDATTLALADQAGDKALVLNARARGDALRGKDCRANVIHTAPSQAMLTDALAQFLMWKKWPNWFLVAGSHPEDIALADAYRRAATKFGARIVEERTYEDTGGSRRSDSGHVQVQQQMPVFTQRAAEHDVLIAADENGVFAEWLPYETWDARPVAGSAGLVPRSWAPSLEAWGATQFQNRFEKLATRPMREEDYQTWIALRMIGEAATRAQATDPAVLKQFILSDKFEVAGFKGQKLTIRDWDHQLRQPILLATPTVTASVSPQDQYLHQSSALDTLGIDRPETECQF from the coding sequence ATGACAGGCAGAATCATCATACTTTTGGCTGGTTTGGCCGCCGCTGGCCCGGTTTTGGCGCAGCAGGCGGCGCAAAAGCCCGTGGAAACCGTGCGCGCCGCCGTGCTGCGCGTGGACGTGCCGCACCTGCCGCCGATCTCGCGGCTGGACACGCCGCCGGGCGACCTGGGCTTTGCCGGCGCGCGGCTGGCGATCCTGGACAACGACACCACCGGCCGCTTCATGGGCCAGGACTTCGAGGCGCTGGAGGTGACCGCCACGCCCGAGACCGCCGCGGCCGAGATGGAGAAGCTGCTGGCCGCGGGCGTGCCCTTCATCGTGACGCTGGCCGATGACGCGACGACCCTGGCGCTGGCCGATCAGGCCGGCGACAAGGCGCTGGTGCTGAACGCCCGGGCGCGCGGCGACGCCCTGCGCGGCAAGGATTGCCGGGCCAATGTCATCCATACCGCGCCCAGCCAGGCCATGCTGACCGATGCGCTGGCGCAGTTCCTGATGTGGAAGAAATGGCCGAACTGGTTCCTGGTCGCCGGCAGCCACCCCGAGGATATCGCGCTGGCCGACGCCTATCGCCGGGCCGCGACCAAGTTCGGCGCCAGGATCGTCGAGGAACGGACTTATGAGGATACCGGCGGCAGCCGGCGCAGCGATTCGGGCCATGTCCAGGTGCAGCAGCAGATGCCGGTCTTTACCCAGCGCGCGGCCGAGCATGACGTGCTGATTGCTGCGGACGAGAACGGCGTCTTTGCCGAATGGCTGCCCTATGAGACCTGGGACGCGCGCCCGGTCGCGGGTTCGGCCGGGCTGGTGCCGCGCAGTTGGGCGCCCTCGCTGGAGGCCTGGGGCGCGACGCAGTTCCAGAACCGCTTCGAAAAGCTCGCCACCCGGCCGATGCGCGAAGAGGATTACCAGACCTGGATCGCGCTGCGCATGATCGGCGAGGCGGCGACGCGGGCCCAAGCCACCGATCCGGCGGTGCTGAAGCAGTTCATCCTGTCCGACAAGTTCGAGGTCGCGGGCTTCAAGGGCCAGAAGCTGACGATCCGCGACTGGGACCACCAGCTGCGCCAGCCGATCCTGCTGGCGACGCCGACCGTGACCGCCTCGGTCAGCCCGCAGGACCAGTATCTGCACCAGAGCTCGGCGCTGGATACGCTGGGCATCGACCGTCCCGAAACCGAATGTCAGTTCTGA
- a CDS encoding SRPBCC family protein — translation MRRVMAASLAAVVMLAGAAQAHGPVRLKLELDQKLDATPDEVWAVIGKFDDMSWHPAIAKTEITGDGSTDQPETSERVLHLKADAGDPTITEVLSKWQPEKRCYAYRIEKVDVAVLPVTNYASTLCVKDEGGKALVSWKGGFYRGFPNNNPPADQNDEAATKAVTGVYQAGLDALAERFGKAE, via the coding sequence ATGAGACGAGTGATGGCCGCAAGCCTTGCGGCGGTCGTGATGCTGGCCGGCGCGGCCCAGGCCCACGGGCCGGTGCGGCTGAAGCTGGAACTGGATCAGAAGCTGGACGCAACCCCGGACGAGGTCTGGGCGGTGATCGGCAAGTTCGACGACATGAGCTGGCACCCCGCCATCGCCAAGACCGAGATCACCGGCGACGGCTCGACCGACCAGCCCGAGACCTCCGAGCGCGTGCTGCATCTGAAGGCCGATGCCGGCGATCCGACCATCACCGAGGTCCTGTCGAAATGGCAGCCCGAGAAGCGCTGCTATGCCTATCGCATCGAAAAGGTCGATGTGGCCGTGCTGCCGGTGACGAATTATGCCTCGACGCTTTGCGTCAAGGACGAGGGCGGCAAGGCGCTGGTCAGCTGGAAGGGCGGCTTCTATCGCGGCTTCCCGAACAACAACCCGCCCGCCGACCAGAATGACGAGGCCGCGACCAAGGCCGTCACCGGAGTCTATCAGGCCGGGCTGGACGCGCTGGCCGAAAGGTTCGGCAAGGCGGAATGA
- a CDS encoding YncE family protein has translation MIRRLALLAVLAGPAGAADLGFVTSQNAGAVTVIDLASGAVRAELPLPGAPAPVAYDPGTGRAYVVAAETGRLTVLDESGRAVGGRDLPEGAFGIAVAPGGGVFVTEWYQGRLLRLDADLRELWSVATGKAPAGVASDGALVATADRDGDSVSIYDAASGALRARVKVGQHPYAVTFHGGRLWTADVQSDTVSVIDPQAGTLLGQVPTGSHPYGVAFAGGRGFVTDQYAGTVTVFDPETLAVITSLETGDYPEGIAALPDGSGVVVAHWDSNTLVWIDAASLEITREIALPDGPRAFGAFTGRSR, from the coding sequence ATGATCCGGCGCCTGGCCCTGCTGGCGGTGTTGGCCGGACCCGCGGGAGCCGCCGACCTGGGCTTCGTCACCTCGCAGAATGCCGGGGCGGTCACGGTGATCGACCTGGCCTCGGGCGCGGTGCGGGCCGAACTGCCGCTGCCCGGCGCACCGGCGCCGGTGGCCTATGACCCCGGGACGGGCCGGGCCTATGTGGTCGCGGCCGAGACCGGCCGGCTGACGGTGCTGGACGAATCCGGCAGGGCCGTCGGCGGCCGCGATCTGCCCGAGGGCGCCTTCGGCATCGCGGTGGCGCCGGGCGGCGGGGTCTTCGTCACCGAATGGTATCAGGGCCGGCTGCTGCGGCTGGACGCGGATCTGCGCGAGCTGTGGTCGGTCGCGACCGGCAAGGCGCCGGCGGGCGTCGCCAGCGACGGCGCGCTGGTCGCGACGGCGGATCGCGACGGCGACAGCGTCTCGATCTATGACGCGGCAAGCGGCGCCTTGCGGGCGCGGGTCAAGGTCGGCCAGCACCCCTATGCCGTCACCTTTCACGGCGGGCGGCTGTGGACGGCGGATGTGCAAAGCGACACGGTCAGCGTGATCGACCCGCAGGCCGGCACGTTGCTGGGCCAGGTGCCGACCGGCAGCCACCCCTATGGCGTGGCCTTCGCCGGCGGGCGCGGCTTCGTCACCGACCAATATGCCGGCACGGTGACGGTCTTCGACCCCGAGACGCTGGCTGTGATCACAAGCCTGGAGACCGGGGATTACCCCGAGGGCATCGCCGCCCTGCCCGACGGCTCGGGCGTGGTGGTGGCGCATTGGGACAGCAACACGCTGGTCTGGATCGACGCCGCCAGCCTGGAGATCACGCGCGAGATCGCGCTGCCGGACGGCCCGCGTGCCTTTGGCGCGTTCACGGGTCGGTCGCGTTGA
- a CDS encoding PQQ-dependent catabolism-associated CXXCW motif protein: protein MKAWLLALVLSTGAALAQVPEPQDFRGEPYRAPVPATLAGAQVIDGPRAKALHDAGVPFLDVLPRQKRPDNLPEGTIWASPPHQTIPGATWLYDTGYEKLAPAEAQRLADGLAAATHGDKAAPVVIFCKSDCWMSWNAAKRAVALGYSGVNWYPEGVDGWVAMGGTLVNATDP, encoded by the coding sequence ATGAAAGCCTGGCTGCTGGCGCTGGTCCTCAGCACGGGCGCCGCGCTGGCGCAGGTGCCCGAGCCGCAGGATTTCCGGGGCGAGCCCTATCGCGCCCCGGTCCCCGCCACCCTGGCCGGCGCCCAGGTCATCGACGGGCCGCGGGCCAAGGCGCTGCATGACGCCGGCGTGCCTTTCCTCGACGTGCTGCCGCGGCAGAAGCGGCCCGACAACCTGCCCGAGGGCACGATCTGGGCCTCGCCGCCGCATCAGACCATCCCCGGCGCGACCTGGCTTTACGACACCGGCTATGAAAAGCTCGCCCCGGCCGAAGCGCAGCGCCTGGCGGACGGGCTCGCCGCCGCCACCCATGGCGACAAGGCGGCGCCGGTGGTGATCTTTTGCAAGAGCGACTGCTGGATGAGCTGGAATGCCGCCAAGCGCGCCGTGGCCTTGGGCTACAGCGGCGTGAACTGGTATCCCGAGGGCGTCGACGGCTGGGTGGCGATGGGCGGCACGCTGGTCAACGCGACCGACCCGTGA
- a CDS encoding substrate-binding domain-containing protein, with protein MRRPALLAGILAALLACAALPASAQVADLHSTTEFRVCADPAAVPMSAEDGSGFENRIAQLFGEKLGVPVVYTWFPQGSGFIRKTLRAGLCDVVIGYAQGDELVQNTNHYYTSAYGIVTRKDSPLASVETLEDPALKGHPIGVVAGTPPATNMARAGLAKDMRGWDLFVDRRVENPVGDMLAQVKSGELAAAVVWGPLAGPLVKADPDLQFTPLLKETSGPRMFFRITMGVRLGEDEWKRQLNSLIRRHQDEIDAILRDAGVPILDDYGKGLKP; from the coding sequence ATGAGACGCCCAGCCCTCCTGGCCGGGATCCTGGCCGCGCTGCTGGCCTGCGCCGCGCTGCCCGCGTCGGCGCAGGTCGCCGACCTGCATTCCACGACCGAGTTCCGGGTCTGCGCCGACCCGGCCGCCGTGCCGATGTCCGCAGAGGACGGCTCTGGGTTCGAGAACCGCATCGCCCAGCTTTTCGGTGAAAAGCTGGGGGTGCCGGTGGTCTATACCTGGTTCCCGCAGGGCTCGGGCTTCATCCGCAAGACCCTGCGCGCCGGGCTGTGCGATGTGGTCATCGGCTATGCCCAGGGCGACGAGCTGGTGCAGAACACCAACCATTACTACACCTCGGCCTATGGCATCGTGACGCGCAAGGACAGCCCGCTGGCATCGGTCGAGACGCTCGAGGATCCGGCGCTGAAGGGCCATCCCATCGGCGTGGTGGCCGGCACGCCGCCCGCGACCAACATGGCCCGCGCCGGCCTCGCCAAGGACATGCGCGGCTGGGATCTGTTCGTGGACCGCCGGGTGGAAAACCCGGTCGGCGACATGCTGGCGCAGGTGAAGTCGGGCGAGCTGGCGGCGGCCGTGGTCTGGGGACCGCTGGCCGGTCCGCTGGTCAAGGCCGACCCCGACCTGCAGTTCACGCCGCTGCTGAAAGAGACCTCGGGGCCGCGCATGTTCTTTCGCATCACCATGGGCGTGCGGCTGGGCGAGGATGAATGGAAGCGCCAGCTGAACAGCCTGATCCGCCGGCATCAGGACGAGATCGACGCCATCCTGCGCGATGCCGGCGTGCCGATCCTGGACGATTACGGCAAGGGGCTGAAGCCATGA
- a CDS encoding c-type cytochrome, methanol metabolism-related produces the protein MTSKTTASLMAICIACATAAVGQTAIAQTTSEQPPAQAGAGAAAAVSGDAQQQQPADAAPAAEEGLEVKDQGGQLVLPNGQDITPDHMENGRWYTAEDIPTFKIAEDGTLDYAAFSGYRRYSAECHVCHGPDGEGSTYAPALKNSVLKLDYYEFQEIVASGKQEVNTAANLVMPAFGTNKNVWCYIDDIYAYLLARGAGDLPRGRPAKKESKSDEFAAQEDSCMNG, from the coding sequence ATGACCAGCAAGACGACCGCCAGCTTGATGGCGATCTGCATCGCATGTGCGACAGCCGCCGTCGGCCAGACGGCCATCGCGCAGACGACCAGCGAACAGCCGCCGGCCCAGGCCGGCGCCGGTGCCGCCGCCGCCGTTTCGGGCGATGCGCAGCAGCAGCAACCGGCCGACGCCGCACCCGCAGCCGAGGAGGGGCTGGAGGTCAAGGATCAGGGCGGCCAGCTCGTGCTGCCCAACGGTCAGGACATCACCCCCGACCACATGGAGAACGGCCGCTGGTATACGGCCGAGGACATCCCGACCTTCAAGATCGCCGAGGACGGCACCCTGGATTACGCCGCCTTCTCGGGCTACCGGCGCTATTCGGCGGAATGCCACGTCTGCCACGGCCCGGACGGCGAGGGCTCGACCTATGCGCCGGCGCTGAAGAACTCGGTGCTGAAGCTCGACTATTACGAGTTCCAGGAGATCGTCGCCTCGGGCAAGCAAGAGGTGAACACGGCCGCCAACCTGGTCATGCCGGCCTTCGGGACGAACAAGAACGTCTGGTGCTATATCGACGACATCTATGCCTATCTGCTGGCCCGGGGCGCGGGCGACCTGCCGCGCGGCCGACCGGCGAAAAAGGAAAGCAAATCCGATGAATTCGCGGCGCAGGAAGATTCCTGCATGAACGGATGA
- a CDS encoding methanol/ethanol family PQQ-dependent dehydrogenase: MKNLLNGVCLALLMSGSAALANDSVMAEIAKPQQWAIQTGDYANTRYSTLDKINKDNVKDLRVAWTFSTGVLRGHEGAPLVIGDVMYVHTPFPNNVFALDLNEGGKILWRYQPQQDPNVIAVMCCDTVNRGLAYADGMILLSQADTTVVALDAKSGEVKWSTKVGDPAIGETLTATTMPVKDKLMVGISGGEYGVRGRMTALNLADGSVAWKAYSTGPDEEMLVDPEKTTHLGKPIGKDSSLQSWEGDQWKIGGGTIWGWFSYDPELNLIYYGTGNPSTWNPAQRPGDNKWSMTIMARDADTGMAKWFYQMTPHDEWDFDGVNEMILTNQQVDGKDRKLLTHFDRNGLGYTLDRETGELLVAEKFDPAVNWTTGVDMDPNSETYGRPAVVAEYSTDQNGEDENTTGVCPAALGSKDMQPAAFSPKTNLFYVPTNHVCMDYEPFRVAYTAGQPYVGATLSMYPAPNSHGGMGNFIAWDNTKGEIKWSLPEQFSVWSGALATAGDVVFYGTLEGYLKAVDAETGKELYKFKTPSGIIGNVMTYEHGGKQYIGILSGVGGWAGIGLAAGLTNPNEGLGAVGGYASLSQYTELGGQLTVFELPG, from the coding sequence ATGAAAAATCTGCTGAACGGCGTCTGTCTTGCGCTGCTCATGTCCGGGTCGGCCGCGCTGGCCAATGACAGCGTCATGGCCGAGATCGCCAAGCCCCAGCAATGGGCGATCCAGACCGGCGATTATGCCAACACCCGCTATTCGACGCTCGACAAGATCAACAAGGACAACGTCAAGGACCTGCGCGTCGCCTGGACCTTCTCGACCGGCGTGCTGCGCGGCCACGAGGGCGCGCCGCTGGTCATCGGCGACGTCATGTATGTCCACACGCCCTTCCCGAACAACGTCTTCGCGCTGGACCTGAACGAGGGCGGCAAGATCCTGTGGCGCTATCAGCCGCAGCAGGATCCGAACGTGATCGCGGTGATGTGCTGCGACACGGTGAACCGGGGCCTGGCCTATGCCGACGGCATGATCCTGCTGTCGCAGGCCGATACCACCGTCGTCGCGCTGGATGCGAAAAGCGGCGAGGTGAAATGGTCGACCAAGGTCGGCGACCCCGCCATCGGCGAGACGCTGACCGCGACCACGATGCCGGTCAAGGACAAGCTCATGGTCGGCATCTCGGGCGGCGAATACGGCGTGCGCGGCCGCATGACCGCCCTGAACCTTGCGGACGGCAGCGTGGCCTGGAAGGCCTATTCGACCGGCCCGGACGAGGAGATGCTGGTCGATCCCGAAAAGACCACCCATCTGGGCAAGCCGATCGGCAAGGACAGCTCGCTGCAAAGCTGGGAAGGCGACCAGTGGAAGATCGGCGGCGGCACGATCTGGGGCTGGTTCTCGTATGATCCGGAGCTGAACCTGATCTATTACGGCACCGGCAACCCCTCGACCTGGAACCCGGCCCAGCGTCCGGGCGACAACAAGTGGTCGATGACGATCATGGCCCGCGATGCCGACACCGGCATGGCGAAATGGTTCTACCAGATGACGCCGCATGACGAATGGGACTTCGACGGCGTCAACGAGATGATCCTGACCAACCAGCAGGTCGATGGCAAGGACCGCAAGCTCCTGACCCACTTCGACCGCAACGGCCTGGGCTATACGCTGGACCGCGAGACGGGCGAGCTGCTGGTGGCCGAGAAGTTCGACCCCGCCGTGAACTGGACCACCGGCGTGGACATGGACCCGAATTCGGAAACCTATGGCCGCCCGGCCGTGGTGGCCGAATATTCGACCGACCAGAACGGCGAGGACGAGAACACCACCGGCGTCTGCCCGGCGGCGCTGGGCAGCAAGGACATGCAGCCGGCGGCCTTCTCGCCCAAGACCAACCTGTTCTACGTGCCGACCAACCACGTCTGCATGGATTATGAGCCGTTCCGCGTCGCCTATACCGCCGGCCAGCCCTATGTCGGGGCCACGCTGTCGATGTATCCGGCCCCGAACAGCCATGGCGGCATGGGCAACTTCATCGCCTGGGACAACACCAAGGGCGAGATCAAGTGGTCGCTGCCGGAACAGTTCTCGGTCTGGTCGGGCGCGCTGGCGACCGCGGGCGACGTGGTCTTCTACGGCACGCTGGAAGGCTATCTGAAGGCCGTGGACGCCGAGACCGGCAAGGAGCTCTACAAGTTCAAGACGCCCTCCGGCATCATCGGCAACGTCATGACCTATGAGCATGGCGGCAAGCAGTACATCGGCATCCTGTCGGGCGTCGGCGGCTGGGCCGGCATCGGCCTGGCGGCCGGCCTGACCAACCCGAACGAGGGCCTGGGCGCCGTGGGCGGCTATGCCTCGCTGTCGCAATACACCGAATTGGGCGGCCAGCTGACCGTGTTCGAGCTGCCGGGCTAA
- the fghA gene encoding S-formylglutathione hydrolase, whose amino-acid sequence MTLAYETVSENRSFGGTQGVYRHKSQATGTDMTFAIYLPPQAEHGRVPVLWYLSGLTCTHENAMTKAGAQEWAAEYGIAVIFPDTSPRGEGVANDEAYDLGQGAGFYVDATQEPWAPHFRMWHYVTHELPELVFDNFALDRDAQGITGHSMGGHGALTIAMTFPERYRSVSAFAPIANPSESDWGRKQFTAYLGEDKAAWARHDSTLLMRTRGYPGEVLIDQGASDQFLDLLKPESLAQAMIERRQPGAFRMQEGYDHSYFFVQTFMGDHIRWHAERLG is encoded by the coding sequence ATGACCCTGGCTTACGAGACCGTTTCCGAGAACCGCAGCTTCGGCGGCACGCAGGGCGTCTATCGCCACAAGTCGCAGGCCACGGGCACCGACATGACCTTCGCCATCTACCTGCCGCCGCAGGCCGAACATGGCCGCGTGCCGGTGCTGTGGTATCTGTCGGGCCTGACCTGCACGCATGAGAATGCGATGACCAAGGCCGGGGCGCAGGAATGGGCGGCGGAATATGGCATCGCGGTGATCTTTCCCGACACCTCGCCGCGCGGCGAGGGCGTGGCCAATGACGAGGCCTATGACCTGGGCCAGGGCGCCGGCTTCTATGTCGATGCGACGCAAGAGCCTTGGGCGCCGCATTTCCGCATGTGGCACTATGTCACCCACGAACTGCCCGAGCTGGTCTTCGACAATTTCGCGCTGGACCGCGACGCGCAGGGCATCACCGGCCACTCGATGGGCGGCCATGGCGCGCTGACCATCGCCATGACCTTCCCCGAGCGCTATCGCTCGGTCTCGGCCTTCGCGCCGATCGCGAACCCCTCGGAAAGCGACTGGGGCAGGAAGCAGTTCACGGCCTATCTGGGCGAGGACAAGGCCGCCTGGGCCCGGCACGATTCGACCCTGCTGATGCGGACGCGCGGCTATCCCGGCGAGGTGCTGATCGACCAGGGCGCCAGCGACCAGTTCCTGGACCTCTTGAAGCCCGAATCCCTGGCCCAAGCCATGATCGAGCGGCGCCAGCCCGGCGCGTTCCGCATGCAGGAAGGCTATGATCACAGCTATTTCTTCGTGCAGACCTTCATGGGCGACCACATCCGCTGGCATGCCGAGCGGCTGGGCTGA
- a CDS encoding GNAT family N-acetyltransferase, which produces MTGGGTAIRPATSEDHEAIWRILEPVYRAGETYCIPPDITRDEALADWFAAPFTAFVAEADGRVLGTSHVGRNRPGPAAHVANASFATLPSARGRGIARALVAHAKDWARAQGFRAMQFNFVVATNADAVHSWQKAGFDIVGRLPGAFLHPQHGYVDALVMFHDLTGGQP; this is translated from the coding sequence ATGACCGGCGGCGGGACCGCGATCCGTCCCGCCACCTCCGAGGACCACGAGGCGATCTGGCGGATCCTGGAGCCGGTCTATCGCGCGGGCGAGACCTATTGCATCCCGCCCGACATCACCCGGGACGAGGCGCTGGCGGACTGGTTCGCCGCGCCCTTCACCGCCTTCGTGGCCGAAGCGGACGGGCGCGTGCTGGGCACCAGCCATGTCGGCCGCAACCGGCCCGGTCCGGCGGCCCATGTCGCCAACGCCAGCTTCGCGACCCTGCCTTCCGCCCGCGGCCGCGGCATCGCCCGCGCGCTGGTCGCCCATGCCAAGGATTGGGCGCGGGCGCAGGGGTTCCGGGCGATGCAGTTCAATTTCGTCGTCGCCACCAATGCCGATGCCGTTCATTCGTGGCAAAAGGCCGGTTTCGATATTGTCGGCCGCCTGCCGGGCGCGTTTCTTCATCCGCAACATGGCTATGTCGATGCGCTGGTCATGTTCCACGACCTGACAGGAGGACAGCCATGA
- a CDS encoding ATP-dependent Clp protease proteolytic subunit: MAQHFHLDDDDDDDERPQEGQKDEGLGLPEGDKIGKLYFKSRTVIVAGPINDKLAQRTVAHLLALAEDSDKPINMLISSPGGHVESGDMIHDVIKFIRPTVRTIGSGWVASAGALIFVAAKKENRFCLPNTRFLIHQPSGGIGGTSSDMMIQAEQVRLMRDRLNQIFAEATGQPIERIEKDTQRDFWLNTQEALDYGLLGKVIRSVDELA; the protein is encoded by the coding sequence ATGGCACAGCACTTCCATCTGGACGACGATGACGACGACGACGAGCGCCCGCAAGAAGGCCAGAAGGACGAAGGGCTGGGCCTGCCGGAAGGCGACAAGATCGGCAAGCTGTATTTCAAGTCGCGCACGGTGATCGTCGCCGGGCCGATCAACGACAAGCTGGCGCAGCGCACCGTGGCGCATCTGCTGGCCCTGGCCGAGGACAGCGACAAGCCGATCAACATGCTGATCTCCTCGCCCGGCGGCCATGTCGAATCGGGCGACATGATCCATGACGTGATCAAGTTCATCCGCCCGACGGTGCGCACCATCGGCTCGGGCTGGGTCGCCAGCGCCGGCGCGCTGATCTTCGTCGCGGCGAAGAAGGAAAACCGCTTCTGCCTGCCGAACACCCGCTTCCTGATCCACCAGCCGTCCGGCGGGATCGGCGGCACCTCGTCCGACATGATGATCCAGGCCGAGCAGGTCCGGCTGATGCGCGATCGGCTGAACCAGATCTTCGCCGAGGCGACCGGCCAGCCGATCGAGCGCATCGAGAAGGACACCCAGCGCGACTTCTGGCTGAACACGCAGGAGGCGCTGGACTACGGGCTGCTCGGCAAGGTGATCCGCTCGGTGGACGAGCTGGCATGA